tatttgataatTGGTGTCTATTGTGGATACTATGCAAAACATTTGAAACTTCCTCGTAATCACTAGACCGGTCACTATTGTCACTGGTATCATCACTATtgtcatcattttttttcttatgaATATTCCCTTTTTTCCTGATGTTTTtgttatgcatatttttttccaaattgTGTTCGATCATTTGATTTTGGGACAACTCTAAAAAGTTTATGTCAATATTAatgttactatttttattaaagatatcattattattatgaacAGAATGTATAACATCAGTATAGACAAAATGTTGTATATCactaaatatttcatttcgGGTATGAGCCTCGAGTATCAATTCCTCCAATGAATCTTTATAATcaatacataaataaattattaaattatttatatatttaaaaaaaaatgatttagtTTTAAGCATAATTGCACGTAAAGACAATAATATAGgaagtgtatttttttttaatatatttttcataagaTCATTTAATACTTTAACACTACtttctacattttttatttttatatttttatttttttcttctaatTTTGCAAaatcttttttaatttttattttcattaatcgGGAACTTAATATGAGTAAAACATCTTTGAGTACGGATCCTTCATTTCCTTCGTCATTTATTGggataatattattatgcttaGCTCGTGTGTTAATTCCATCATCTCCTTTCTTTTCTTTTGCATGTTCAtcagaaaaataataattatcataatcataAACATATTGAATTAGATATTCATTTATCAACTTTTGTTGAAAGGAAAATTTTTCACTATTGGTTAAATTTTCTATtaataaacaatatattttatatctatCTTCaggattttttatttcaaaatgATTTCCAATATGTATTAAATGCTTGCTTAGTTTAatagaataaaaattatttaatacaaatataaaatcaatcatataatttattaaattacttttattatatattaatactaTATGTTTAAAAACAGATAACGACTGTTTTCTTATTATCTCATTTTTATCAgccaataaatataaaaagccaaaaaaaaattgattattaaattttacaTAATCTTCTGAAATTAATTTAGATAACATATAAAAAGACAAATACCGAATAAAAGAATTTTCGTGTTTAAAAAAACGTAAAAGATTGAATACAAATTTGTTGCACGAACTTccaaaattttttatcatataataaGTCAGGATAATCAAATTATTCAGTATATTCATGCAAGTATtcgaattttttaaatctttttcTAATGTTAAGAAAAAATCACTTTTATTCATCATGTCTTTATCTATTATCAACACACATTGAGCcatgtatatgcaattctttaccattataatattttcaccGAGATGATTTAAATTGTCAGAATCTTCACCCCCTATAGCTGTTTCATTACTGCCTGCTGATTTATCCTTACATACGTTTTCATAAactattttcaatttttcaGATGCCATAGTTAAAAATTCGGTGTCTTGCTTTttataatgatttattaaaaatataaaagtaacTAAGATATTACAAAAAACGTTATTATATGGGATTATTTCGAttttttcgaaaaaaaagtgaattttattttttagcttATCTATAAATtgatttacatttttttttttctttatcaatatatttaatattatatatataaaacacattggacaattaaaattaaaaattgtattttctataatttcTAAAAAGTTTTCATTAACTTCATTATTCTCATTATTTAGAAGATTAGAAATTATTGTGAATAATTTTAGCatgatattttttagtaTACCATTAGGACAAGATTTCTTTTCATTCGCTAACTCTTGATCTGTTAATATAGAATCAAATAGAAATTCAGTTTTAATTGTGTTATTTATTTCGGGATtctcttttatattttcgatttttttttcagccatgatatttttatcaattatattactcttattaatatttttgttttcattcatcaaatatattttatagcaTCTACtcaacaaaaataatatactttCAAAATTAATACTATTTTGGTATTCTTTTGACAACTCTATTATAAAATCAAATATAAAAGTGTTCCAGGTTCGTATTGAAAAATAtcttaaattatatataaaaatgtttattcCTTTTATAAATTCTTCTAAGacattatttttcttttgtgTTAGGCAAAGTAATATAAGGTTGAAATTTAGTAAATCATATTTTGTCATCATTTTTAAAagtgttaaaaaataattatccATATTactttcaaaatatttttcccATATTTCTATAAGTAATATAACTCCATCATTGTTTTTGTCACACTCTTCTCTTTCTTTTTCCAAtccttctttatttttaataatattgttCGAATATTTTCTTTGATTTGTATCAGATGTGACCGAATCGGTTATACTTCCATTTTTGACAATCGGATTTACTTCTACATCACTTTTTGTGTTTTTATAATCatctttttttgttttcaaCTCATGGGAAAACGTTGTTAATGCCTTAAAATAGGTCATTCCATTTTCTTCCAAAACTTggttgatttttttttcattagtaTTAAACATAGAACAATTAATAGATGCCTTCATAaatgtatttataaatattgagATAGCTTCGTCTTTTATTGTTTCTTCTGTATCGGTTATAGCtgataaaataatagttATCCATAATTTCCCTATATATTCATCATTGCTAGCCATTAAGAACAAGATATTAACTGTTAATAAAACTTGTCTCCTTACAGATAAAATCGAATCAAATgataaagaatataaataattagaaataaatattagaaatattttataatttaatttttgacTTATTAGTGTTTCAAATATAACTTCTATATATTGTATTGTTAATTTTCTTATATTACTTCTATGACTAAATATATTAGaagatattattttatacatatttattttttcttttcttttattatatataaagttACGAACgagattattattatgatgttttttatttgttaatgttACTAATATAGACAATGCTTTTGATTTTACTACAATGTTTGGGTCTTCTAATCTTTCTAAAAATAATCGAAATAATTtctcataaatattttcatttttattcgttttttttttttttaataatattaaaaataggTCTAATATCATATTCCTAATTTGATGTTTTTCACAgttcatatatttcaaaaGTAAATTTAAATATCTAATCATCACTGATTCATAGACAATACAATATTTCTTATTATCAATCTCTAAAGTACTTTTTGTTTTGTTCTTTATTTTACTCACAGggcaatatttatttgtctcTTTCTCGCTTTCATAACCGTTTGTTTGGTTATCACCCATTTCTGATTTTCCATCTTCTCTTCCTTTTTCTTCATCTTCCTCCTCTTCTTCGTCTTCCCCTTCTGTCTCTGAATAAACAGAAGAATTACACTCGTCggatattttaaaagatgCCGTTGATTCTAATCGTTTTTTACtgatttttttcgtttttaaataatttttatctaaatatttatctccattttttttattatcttccCCTTTAATATGCAACATAAACTCATCgtgtattattttcataacgttatattttttttcaatttttctacagttattaattattatttttatcagaTCTGTAAATACAGTCTTTTCATACTTATCACTATTAttaatgataaatatttcGATAAACGAAAAAACGGGATTACCTAAAAAAGACAAACATTAAAATTTGTTAGaaatttctttatatatacatggatatgtatgtatttcattttttatttattacatgCGTTAAGAACTATCTTGTCTTCAGCATCCAATTCGTCATctttaattttgtttatttttgtgGTTCTTGTCATTTcgttatttaataaatatttttgtttttgtttatcattatataataCTTGCGGTATAATTATCCTTATGCAACTAttcaatatatttgtaaataaCAAAgctattaaattattaatattgtttatttcttcaatataatatacattttcagaattttttatatcttttaaaataGATAAGATTTTTgcaaatattaaatttacaatttttacaaatatatttacatgaGGCCCGATATCATATAATTccacatttatattatattcaaATCTAATATCATAGCATTTtatcactatttttattaggtaaTTTATACATAGTATATGAACTGAATGAATTAATGGATATTTCAATAAttctatataaaattttatgagCTCAAATATGcaatttttactatttatattaacCAAGTTACTTATGTCGAGATAATCTATGCTTTCATACAACAgcataaatatgttttttaaaacGCCTATATCCTcttctttaaaaaataaatacatacatatgtatatatgacaCACCGTTGGTATAATTTACACACATTAAAAAGACTACAATGAAATAAGATATAATTTTctctattttatatttttgtttcatACCGCTTATGGATTGATcgttttccattttttttattttcattatttctTTATCGTTCAAATAGTGAGCACATAATAAAAACCTTTTTAATATTCCTTTTAGCGTGAAAAGTCGAaacatttgtttttttctttcaatGTGCATCCACTGAAAATATTCAAGAAATAACCATGAAAAAGAGATGTGAAGATATGACTATTTTgttatgcatgtatatacattattttgCATAACTTTTTCTGTTTTTAGTGTAATTTTATCGTACTTTTAGCATATTTAAACAAATCAAACAAGCATAATTAGaataattatcatttttatatattaaataagtTAGAAGAATGTTCATGCTAGACAAATATGATATGCTTGTATGTTCAGCATCATCTTTTGTGTTTTCATCTTTGTTTCTTTCCTTAACTAACCACTCCACAATCCTTTTTCGTATCTTTAagaatgaataaaaaaataaaataaaacatgaaATAAAATGAGATAAATTCCGTAATATTATGCGTATTCTCCTATTTAAAGGATTCTTAAAGTTTTAATTCGTAAGTAGTATTTTCACTATTTcgtttttccatttttttttaactgtTTCGTTGTAATTCGGATAAAAGGACACGTCACTGAGCCCCTTCAAAACATCGATATTTGACGAATTAACGATGTTGTCTAATTCCGGAAGGAGAAAAtcaattttgtttttttcaaaataatcaAAAGAATCATAATGCTCTATTGATACACTTGATATATTTAACGAAAGAAATTTAGCTTTTAATTTTCTATACATATTTTCATCCTTTTCcaattttccatatttttcttcattttctttaataaattttataagaatattattatgcaaTTGCAAATTGTTATACaactttttttcatttattgctttattttctattttagttttttgttttttctctCCAGCATGTTCATTTCCATTTTTGTTTGATACACCCTCCTTCAATTTTCGCTTATTacatttttccattttatttatttgtttactTTTTATCTGTTATGTGCCTATTACTTATGTTCCttttattcataattttttccactttatattgatattttttaatgataaaaatcaGACCATACTCTTTTATCATATACATGTGTGaacaattttaatataatcaaAATGTGAATCACATCATTTATTACGcctaatttattttacaatatatTAGTTTAAGTTgataatatatgaaaataatgataaactTTTTTTCTGCTCTATTTTCTATAATACATGCTTTTACTCGTGTGTATCCCTTTATTTCTATGTGTGCACATttcttaatttatttattttgtaatttcTTTGCTTCATGCATttttacacatatatatatatgagaatataaatgttattttgatttaattaaatatcATGTCTCTTTTTACGACATATATTTTgctaatttaattattaataccttaatattaaatattttttttacctctatgtatgttatttttatgatatttcAAACGCACTCTGTTATTTATTCTACGGATATTTTGTCGTATTTTCTCCCCTTTTTTCTGTATAAAATCAAcgaatattaaaaataaaatatgtataaaaattttaagatAATTCCTAATTGGATGATATATAGGAAATTTATATAGTTATTttgtgttttatttttatttctttcttatttgtgtattttttttaattaatttttttttgaatatatcCAATAAAAACGCATATTTATGAAATAATGTAAAATTTTGAGTATTCATTTTTCCTATATgtaagtattatatttttgtttatattattaaaatatatatatatatatatatatcacacAGTTAGATATATATAAGGATATGAGTATATTATTGGATTATTTGGCATTTTTGTTGGACCTTACAATGAAATCATACTAGTGTAAGTTTTAGCCCCACTTTAGCATATAATGatttttaaaagattttttcataaataccCAGGAGgtagtaaaataaaatgttatgttgaaaaaaagaagaaaaaaataataaacgcAAGCTTATTCCATCAGCcattatattcaaaaaattcaaaatgtTTAATTGATTGGAGATACTGTACACCTAAATCTGGGTAACAGCAcaattctatatattttcacATATAAGCAAATAATTCCATAAATGCAAGGATATACacattatatattctttttcTAATACAGGTAcgaatatatgtatatatacggGGAAAATACTATCGAGATAACAAACTTACCAAATAACAAAACTAATGAATATATTCAAGAAAGACTAAGAAAGagtttaaataaatatggtaGACTAAAAATTTTGAGGTGCTTAAGTCACAGAAATGACCCATATATAAACAACAATGTATGTTATGCTACGtttcataataaaaaagatatgTATAAATGTATTCGTAATGTAAATATAAGATTTCCTTTAtctttacaaaataaaattttaaaattcaaAAGTTTGTATAATGATAAATGTAAtgattatcattatttttataagcaAGAACATTATAATTATAGTGCTATAAATGTTGCCTTGAATTTATTTAAGTATTTACAACAtaataattgttttattaatataaaagatatatataaacat
Above is a window of Plasmodium yoelii strain 17X genome assembly, chromosome: 9 DNA encoding:
- a CDS encoding condensin-2 complex subunit D3, putative, with protein sequence MEKCNKRKLKEGVSNKNGNEHAGEKKQKTKIENKAINEKKLYNNLQLHNNILIKFIKENEEKYGKLEKDENMYRKLKAKFLSLNISSVSIEHYDSFDYFEKNKIDFLLPELDNIVNSSNIDVLKGLSDVSFYPNYNETIRKRIVEWLVKERNKDENTKDDAEHTSISYLSSMNILLTYLIYKNDNYSNYACLICLNMLKWMHIERKKQMFRLFTLKGILKRFLLCAHYLNDKEIMKIKKMENDQSISEEDIGVLKNIFMLLYESIDYLDISNLVNINSKNCIFELIKFYIELLKYPLIHSVHILCINYLIKIVIKCYDIRFEYNINVELYDIGPHVNIFVKIVNLIFAKILSILKDIKNSENVYYIEEINNINNLIALLFTNILNSCIRIIIPQVLYNDKQKQKYLLNNEMTRTTKINKIKDDELDAEDKIVLNACNPVFSFIEIFIINNSDKYEKTVFTDLIKIIINNCRKIEKKYNVMKIIHDEFMLHIKGEDNKKNGDKYLDKNYLKTKKISKKRLESTASFKISDECNSSVYSETEGEDEEEEEDEEKGREDGKSEMGDNQTNGYESEKETNKYCPVSKIKNKTKSTLEIDNKKYCIVYESVMIRYLNLLLKYMNCEKHQIRNMILDLFLILLKKKKTNKNENIYEKLFRLFLERLEDPNIVVKSKALSILVTLTNKKHHNNNLVRNFIYNKRKEKINMYKIISSNIFSHRSNIRKLTIQYIEVIFETLISQKLNYKIFLIFISNYLYSLSFDSILSVRRQVLLTVNILFLMASNDEYIGKLWITIILSAITDTEETIKDEAISIFINTFMKASINCSMFNTNEKKINQVLEENGMTYFKALTTFSHELKTKKDDYKNTKSDVEVNPIVKNGSITDSVTSDTNQRKYSNNIIKNKEGLEKEREECDKNNDGVILLIEIWEKYFESNMDNYFLTLLKMMTKYDLLNFNLILLCLTQKKNNVLEEFIKGINIFIYNLRYFSIRTWNTFIFDFIIELSKEYQNSINFESILFLLSRCYKIYLMNENKNINKSNIIDKNIMAEKKIENIKENPEINNTIKTEFLFDSILTDQELANEKKSCPNGILKNIMLKLFTIISNLLNNENNEVNENFLEIIENTIFNFNCPMCFIYIILNILIKKKKNVNQFIDKLKNKIHFFFEKIEIIPYNNVFCNILVTFIFLINHYKKQDTEFLTMASEKLKIVYENVCKDKSAGSNETAIGGEDSDNLNHLGENIIMVKNCIYMAQCVLIIDKDMMNKSDFFLTLEKDLKNSNTCMNILNNLIILTYYMIKNFGSSCNKFVFNLLRFFKHENSFIRYLSFYMLSKLISEDYVKFNNQFFFGFLYLLADKNEIIRKQSLSVFKHIVLIYNKSNLINYMIDFIFVLNNFYSIKLSKHLIHIGNHFEIKNPEDRYKIYCLLIENLTNSEKFSFQQKLINEYLIQYVYDYDNYYFSDEHAKEKKGDDGINTRAKHNNIIPINDEGNEGSVLKDVLLILSSRLMKIKIKKDFAKLEEKNKNIKIKNVESSVKVLNDLMKNILKKNTLPILLSLRAIMLKTKSFFFKYINNLIIYLCIDYKDSLEELILEAHTRNEIFSDIQHFVYTDVIHSVHNNNDIFNKNSNINIDINFLELSQNQMIEHNLEKNMHNKNIRKKGNIHKKKNDDNSDDTSDNSDRSSDYEEVSNVLHSIHNRHQLSNNIKINKKTKKNNKK